The window GGATCACGCGTTCCGGTCGACCCACGCACAGAAGGAATCGAAGTTCTCGGCACCGGCGCTCTCGGCAATATCCCGTACGGTCCCCGTTCGGAGTTCGTCGTGGAGCGGAACGGTGACCTGCCGCCGGTCGTCCTCGTTCGTCGGGTGTTCGTAGTAGAGTTGCGCGTGGTCGCCCGCCGTCCGCCGCCACTCGAAGCCGCCGACGTTGACGAGCACTTTCACGACCGCCATCCCGGAGAACGTTCGCCTCTCCATCAATCGAGCACGTCCGGGGGTTCTTCGTCACCCGTCGTGTTGTCGGCCGGATCAATCCCGAGCTCACGGAGTTCCTCGTCGGTCGGCTC is drawn from Salarchaeum sp. JOR-1 and contains these coding sequences:
- a CDS encoding type II toxin-antitoxin system HicA family toxin translates to MERRTFSGMAVVKVLVNVGGFEWRRTAGDHAQLYYEHPTNEDDRRQVTVPLHDELRTGTVRDIAESAGAENFDSFCAWVDRNA